In a single window of the Gossypium hirsutum isolate 1008001.06 chromosome A13, Gossypium_hirsutum_v2.1, whole genome shotgun sequence genome:
- the LOC107895312 gene encoding 50S ribosomal protein L13, chloroplastic — translation MALLCASTSVIFSSSSSSERPSFASLKRTSPSNQSSFLGFFPVVALSKPSYARTTTLSFSKRDFKVCCRDLSLVPENQRWMFEESEADGPDIWNNTWYPKAKDHINNEKTWYIVDATDKILGRLASTIAVHIRGKNLPTYTPSVDMGAFVIVVNAEKVAVSGKKRTQKLYRRHSGRPGGMKVETFNQLQQRIPERIIEHAVRGMLPKGRLGRALFNHLKVYKGADHPHEAQKPIELPIRDKRVQKQR, via the exons ATGGCACTCCTTTGTGCTTCAACCTCAGtcatcttctcttcttcttcttcttcagagAGGCCTTCCTTTGCTTCATTGAAAAGGACTAGTCCCAGTAACCAAAGCTCATTTCTTGGGTTCTTCCCTGTAGTGGCATTGTCCAAACCTTCTTATGCTCGGACAACAACCTTGTCTTTCTCCAAACGGGATTTCAAGGTTTGCTGCCGGGACCTATCTCTTGTCCCTGAAAACCAACGTTGGATGTTCGAGGAATCCGAGGCTGATGGCCCT GACATTTGGAACAACACATGGTATCCCAAAGCTAAAGACCACATTAATAATGAAAAAACATGGTATATTGTTGATGCAACTGACAAAATTCTGGGAAGACTGGCATCAACAATTGCTGTGCATATTCGTGGAAAGAATTTGCCCACTTATACTCCTAGTGTCGATATGGGTGCTTTTGTGATAGTG GTGAATGCTGAAAAAGTTGCTGTATCTGGGAAGAAAAGGACCCAGAAGCTCTACAGAAGGCATTCAGGAAGACCAGGCGGCATGAAAGTGGAAACATTCAACCAGCTGCAGCAGAGAATTCCTGAAAGAATCATTGAGCATGCTGTTCGTGGTATGCTTCCTAAAGGACGG CTTGGTAGAGCATTGTTTAACCACCTGAAGGTTTACAAGGGCGCTGATCATCCACATGAGGCTCAGAAGCCTATTGAGCTGCCTATACGGGACAAAAGGGTGCAGAAGCAGAGATAA
- the LOC121212505 gene encoding putative F-box protein At5g55150, with translation MGNSMPDWEYLPKLCLLTVFEKIDEPISLVQFGAVSKYWHSLFNTFLDIKRRSSTNLVPMLMIPFKKSATKRKIYSLQAKSKIAEIEFPKPYTWRYCGSCYGWLATVDESFNITLSNPFENLSIRLPQFDSMAYDSGHYTYKILKVVLSEDPLLHPNNFVVVVIYSVYGRLAFYRPCQENWIYMDVDEDQSLFLDILFHKGLVYAIGHYNNLVWFDVNGVEDDESSKPPKLNTLVPTILRLENYSHRAYLVRSSMGNLYSIHKHLKFEEVGERSVHSIKKFTVFKLILDDENSRLLEKKEVQSIDGDIVFVGDNRTLAVSALDFPEGQPNSIYFTDDFIDTDTYEPFGPRDIGIFHLKDGSLEKYYQFKSSHKDLPPYIWISPSIEYN, from the coding sequence ATGGGGAATTCTATGCCAGATTGGGAATATCTACCAAAACTCTGTCTTCTTACTGTTTTTGAGAAAATAGATGAACCCATCAGTCTGGTTCAATTTGGTGCTGTTAGCAAATATTGGCATTCATTGTTCAATACTTTTCTCGACATCAAGAGGCGGTCCTCCACAAATCTAGTTCCAATGCTGATGATTCCATTCAAAAAGAGCGCCACAAAGCGAAAAATATACAGcctacaagccaaatcaaaaatCGCTGAGATTGAATTCCCCAAGCCTTATACATGGAGATACTGTGGTTCTTGTTATGGTTGGTTAGCCACAGTGGATGAGAGCTTCAATATAACTCTTTCAAATCCTTTTGAAAATCTTAGCATCCGTCTTCCTCAGTTTGATAGCATGGCATATGATAGTGGGCACtacacatataaaattttaaaggttgtGTTATCAGAGGATCCCTTGTTACATCCGAATAATTTTGTAGTTGTTGTAATTTATAGTGTTTATGGAAGATTAGCCTTCTACAGACCTTGTCAAGAAAATTGGATATACATGGACGTCGATGAAGATCAATCTCTTTTCCTTGATATTCTTTTCCATAAAGGTTTGGTCTATGCTATAGGGCACTACAACAATCTTGTATGGTTCGATGTTAATGGTGTAGAAGATGATGAAAGTTCAAAGCCACCAAAATTGAACACACTCGTGCCAACAATTCTAAGGCTTGAGAATTATTCACATAGAGCATATCTTGTTAGGTCATCTATGGGAAATTTATACTCCATtcataaacatttaaaatttgaAGAGGTTGGTGAAAGAAGTGTtcattctataaaaaaattcacaGTTTTCAAGCTGATTTTAGATGATGAAAATAGTAGATTGTTAGAAAAGAAAGAGGTACAGAGTATAGATGGAGATATAGTCTTTGTGGGTGATAATAGGACATTAGCAGTTTCAGCTTTGGATTTTCCTGAAGGCCAGCCTAATTCTATATATTTTACGGATGATTTTATTGATACGGATACATATGAGCCATTTGGTCCTCGAGATATTGGTATTTTTCATTTGAAAGATGGAAGCTTGGAAAAATATTATCAATTCAAGTCCTCACACAAAGATCTTCCTCCTTACATTTGGATCTCGCCATCAATAGAGTATAATTAG
- the LOC107894398 gene encoding uncharacterized protein, protein MHLYGLQVRRNALLRACALKCLISILFLHHRFLIRCLRRPSRSPLCPLPFSHLKKADGQSFIAASACKQGKNRERTSKTIVLENKILIPGIAARKFPAVDVIYSDGRKSKLAIVFDASGVDASKLAVPEGSLVCLSFRANSQAMVDSWSKPFYDAFSESKSVQLYEVLCFCYLTFHYFLACVVNQLLSVFCC, encoded by the exons ATGCACTTATATGGACTTCAA GTTCGACGGAATGCCCTATTACGGGCCTGTGCATTGAAATGTCTgatttctattctgtttcttcaCCACCGATTCCTCATTCGGTGTTTAAGGAGGCCTTCACGCTCCCCACTTTGCCCTCTCCCATTTTCTCACCTGAAAAAAGCGGACGGACAATCCTTCATCGCAGCTTCAG CTTGCAAGCAAGGAAAAAATCGAGAAAGAACGAGCAAGACT ATTGTACTGGAAAATAAGATTCTAATTCCCGGAATTGCAGCAAGGAAGTTTCCTGCCGTGGATGTTATATATTCTGATGGTAGAAAATCAAAGCTGGCGATTGTTTTTGATGCAAGTGGCGTTGATGCTAGCAAGTTGGCTGTCCCTGAAGGATCTTTAGTCTGTCTATCATTTAGAGCAAACTCTCAG GCTATGGTCGATTCTTGGAGCAAGCCTTTTTATGACGCCTTTAGTGAGTCCAAGAGCGTGCAGCTATATGAGGTTCTATGTTTTTGCTatttaacttttcattactttttGGCATGTGTGGTGAATCAACTATTATCAGTTTTCTGTTGCTAG